The following nucleotide sequence is from Silurus meridionalis isolate SWU-2019-XX chromosome 5, ASM1480568v1, whole genome shotgun sequence.
TAAATTATGCAATTATTCATAAACTTGGaagtatgtaaaataaaactccAAAAATGCAATAGTGTACAAAATTTAcctaaaataaaagacatactAAAAAGTTTGCACTTCAGTGTGATCGAGACTCACCTCCAGATTGTTCACAGTTTCTCGTTTTACAGATAATAAAAGCTTGAACGCagatcacaatcacacacacgaCCACCACTGCTGTGAGACAGATCACTTCAGGTCTCACTGCAGAACAACAAATATCATCATGAAAATCTACAGCAGATGTGATATAATATCTATAAATTTATGCACAAAATAACCACACACATGAATTGCattgacatttattttactgaaaccacaaataacatttttaaccaACCAGAGTTTAGATCATCCTCCAGCTGTACTCGTGTTCCCTTCCCGAAAATGATCTTCCCACACAGGACCACAGCGCAGTAGTAAGTACCAGTATCATTGAGGCTGAAGATGTTCTTGGACAAGTtgtacacacaggtgtgtgtagaaGATTCACTCTCACACTGAAGGCTGCTGTTGTGATGAGTGTAAATGATTTGAGGATGGGATTGTGATGGAGCAGCTCTGAACCAGAGCACTTGGAGTtctgctgctctgctctcaGAGAGAACCGAACACTGCAGAGTCACTGATGCTCCTGCAGGAACCGAGTTCAAAACACTGCTTTGGTTCACTGAAACTTTTACATCTTCATCACCTGCTCAGGGGAATATAAACAGTGTGAAATCTCAGCTGAAGTTTTACCAATgaacagttctttttttttgataaacagGAACATTTAAATGAACATGTTCTTAAACAGGGACAGATGTGGCTACaggattgtttttgttcttgACGAAAATATTCACAATGTAATTTCAGCCTTTTTGTTCCACTTCCTTTGTAATTAACATTGTAAAGATGTATAATCTAAAATGCTGATGCACCTaataatctgcaaaaatgtttttaaatcaacACAATCAATTGCTAAAAACAAGTAGATGTTTGTAAAGTTTTCTTCTATTGTGCAGCCAATAAAACTCTTCACATGTTGGATCATGAgttttatcaaatattttttagtcTCTAATTTAAATAAGTTGGAATTTATTTTACTtctgctgctctgctctcaGAGAGAATCGAGCAACTGCAGAATCACTGACGCTCCTGCAGGGAAAGTTATTGTGCACACGCATGAAATCGCTGCTATCGCTAACGTTTTTTCCACAGTTTAGCCAAATgaattctttagcattttatgtacaatttaaagaatttatcttaaaagtggaaaatcctgacaattctgcataaaGAAGCAGtggatgaatgaaggatggaagaaatgaagacTTTTGTTTTATGGTGTAACATATACactcatttatacacacatctgtattacctgAATGACGCccaatacataaaatattttatcacattttttcatttattaaattattattttatatattatttaagcaAGCaaccattttttataaaaaatgtgtcttttttttgtaaactgttgatgttcagaAACGTTAATGATGATAAACTGCAGTAataaaaacgacaagcaatgttatgttttacattttttttcgcTCGTACaaaactgtactgaaattgaGCCAAACCGGGACGTAAAAACGGGGTACGTGCCGAACCGTAACTTttatgtaccgttacaccctaactaacacacacatgctatattactaaaatattcttttttattaaggtcattaatcatttttaaatcacagatCAATCTGATACAGAGgccaatttaaataaattaattaaattaattttgtgcaataaatatacttaaaaaaaacccttctagACTTTATTTACTGACATCAGTTAGTGTTTAAAAAGTTTGCATGTTTACTgtacaaataaattacaaatagtATAGATGTAGTTTTTTACCTGTTACAGACACGAACGTTCCATTAGATAATGTGAGCGTGTCCAAGTGAATTTTTCCACAGAAATAAAGTCCTCCATgatctttatttatatgtggAATCGTCAGAGGAAAGCCGTCATCAGTCCTAGAAAATGTAAATCCTAACTTAATGAAAACAGGGGAAATTTCGACCTCTTTAAATGCTAATGTTTCTCCGATTTTTTGAGGCATTTCTCCAAATTTTTGTTTGTACCAAACCACAGTTTCAGATATTGGaagttttttaaatgtgcagTTAAGGGAAAGACGCTCTCCAGACTTCACTGTGATGAATGATAGAAATGATGGTCTGAAAGAATCGACATCTTGAGCAGAGgctagaaagaaaataaaaaacgaataaagacagaaagaaagaaatttcatatatacataaacccagaattaaaataacacacacttacttattATATTCAGAGATAAGACAAAAATCCACAGTTGTTTTATCTTCATAGCTGAAACAACCCTCAGAAGGAGCTGCTGAAAAGTGAGCAGATGATGAAAACACCAAAAGTTTTGTTCTCGAGGCTTtcatctgattggctgttgaaAGTCATGAGCCTAATTTCCGTTTCAGCTAAGTTTCTATTTATGAGCCGCAGTTCAGTTCACCAGAAGTCTGGGGTGAAAAAGAACCACAAAAACCTCTACAAggtgttaaaatgtattttatttttgttttttactgcgACTTTTGATGTAGCAAATATCTACATTTATATTctctatttttaaatataaacataaacatgttaCTTAGAAAAGTTTTTCTCaagatgtttttatttggatcagtaaaatgtttatttgtgaacatGCTGGTAGATTTTGCTGGTTTAGAAGATCAGAACCACCCTGACACTGagatacagtacagtggccagggtcaaaCAGAGGtattccaagatgggttcctcTTAGAACAGCCCTctcaagggtccatcaaagaagttatGTCCTCATGCTGTGCTTCAGATGCAGAAGATCCAGAATTGCttcagaggttgcagaagtggaaagtCTGTTTGTCAGTGATCAGATCAACACTGCAAGAAGTCGGTTTGCGGGTCGTCATCCCAGAAAGAAGTCTCTTCTGAAggtggctcacaagaaagcccaaaAAAAGTTGGCAACATCTTAGTCTGGGGCTGCaggagtgctgctggtactggggagctgtggtgcattgaggaaaacatggatcCCATTGTTTTCATAACATAATATCAAATCCAAACACACCGCTAACATgaaaactgccttgctgaggaagctgaaggtgaagatgaggcagtggccaagtatgtattcaaacctgaaccctattgagcacctgtggggatcctcaagcagTTCCCACAGAAAGAATGACACTTTATAGAGAACATCTGGAGATGTTTAATAAACCTCAACTTCTTTAAATTAAACTttacaataaacaaatttataaataaaagcctattgaaattagaaatatgatctAGGAAACATGTGACACTTCAGAATAAACACAATCTCcagggttttctttctttctcttcactcTTTTGGTGTTCTTCTTATTGAAATGTAAAGCAGCGTAATTCAGCTCTACTGCATCACCACCCTGTGGGAGTCAACATACAAACATTACTATTACATCAGAGATGTCTGAATCATAAGAGGAATttaagcttttattattattattattattattattattattattattattattattattattattattattattattaataaaactcaTAAGTGAATCAGAAAAGTGGTAGAACCCATTTAAGATGATTTACCTGATCAGGTGTTTTCTTTATAACTGAATCTTTTGGAGGTCTCACTGTAGAGAAATTGATTTAGTCTCTATTAATTGGTGATTTAGAAAAATTCAAATCTGCATGTTTAAGGtagtaaataaaatccaacagGTTTTATCCAATTCACATAAATTACTGTTAGGTTGTTTTTTAtgatactgtatactatatgagataaatatttataaacctggaagtttttaaaatataactccaaaaatgcaatattgtacaaaaaatacgtaaaataaaagacaaaccAAAAGTTTGCACTTCAGTGTGATCGAGACTCACCTCCAGATTGTTCACAGTTTCTCGTTTTACAGATAATAAAAGCTTGAACGCagatcacaatcacacacacgaCCACCACTGCTGTGAGACAGATCACTTCAGGTCTCACTGCAGAACAACAAATTCCATCAAGAATATCTACAGCAGATGTGATATAATATCTATAAATCTATGCAACAAACAACAATACAGATGAATTACACTGactcaatttattttattgaaattacaaataacatttttaaccaACCAGATATTAGATCATTCTCCAGCTGTACTCGTGTTCCTTTCCCGAAAATGATCTTCCCACACAGGACCACAGCGCAGTAGTAAGTACCAGTATCATTGaggctgaagatgttctttgACAACTTggacacacaggtgtgtgtagaaGATTCACTCTCACACTGAAGGCTGCTGTTGTGATGAGTGTAAATGATTTGAGGATGGGATTGTGATGGAGCAGCTCTGAACCAGAGCACTTGGAGTtctgctgctctgctctcaGAGAGAACCGAACACTGCAGAGTCACTGATGCTCCTGCAGGAACCGAGTCTGATACACTGCTCTGAAACACTAAAACTTTTTTATCTTCATCACCTGCTCAGGGAATAAAGACAGTGTGAAATTAAAGCTGAGGATTTACCAATAAACAGTTCTATTGTCATGACCAAAAATAATCAGAATGTAATTTCAGCCTTTTTGTTCCACTCTCTATATAATTAACATTGTAAAGATGCATAATTTAAAATACTGATGCacctactaataataaatattggattaaattaaaacaataaattgctaaaaataagtatatttttgtaaaatttgtCTTCTGTTGTGCAGCTAATGAGATTTTGGATCAtgagttttataaaatattttttagtctctaatttaaataagttttaatctattttacttggagttctgctgctctgctctcaGAGAGAATCGAGCAACTGCAGAATTACTGACGCTCCTGCAGGAAAGTTATTGTGCACACGCATGAAATCGCTGCTATCGCTAACGTTTTACCACAGTTTAGCCAAATgaattctttagcattttatgtacaatttaaagaatttctcttaaaatggGAAAATGTTGACAGTTCAGCATATTGAAGGAGtggatgaatgaaggatggaaggaatgaagacatttgtttatggtatgctgaaataagtagaacagttaagcagatcatatctttataataataaatattataataaatatatttataataaataatattttaataaataatttattaaaatatttttttatatattatttaaacaagcaaccattttccattaaaaatgtcttctttttttaatttgtaaactgttgatgttcagaaaaattaataataataaaaattgagCCAAACTGTGAGGTAAAAACGAGGTACGTGCCGAGCCATGAATTTTGTTTACCATTACAacctaacaaacacacacacatgctatattactaaaatattctttttttattaaggtcataaatcatttttaaatcacagattAATCTGATACAGAggccaatttaattaaattaataacacaacattttttttaataaatataattaataaacccTTCTAGACTTTTTTACTAACATCAGTTAAATatagtgtttaaaaagtttGCATGTTTACTGTacaaatagattacaaatagtATAGATGTAGTTTTTTACCTGTTACAGACACGAACGTTCCATTAGATAATGTGAGCGTGTCCAAGTCAATTCTTCCACAGAAATAAAGTCCTCCATgatctttatttatatgtggaattgtcagagAAAAACCATCATCAGTTGGATTAAATCCTAACTTGTTGAAAACGGGGGAAAATTTGACCTCTTTAAATGCTCCTTTTTCTGCTAATTTTTGAGGCATTTCTCCAAATTTTTGTTTGTACCAAACCACAGTTTCAGACTTTTGAGggattttaaatatacagttaaGAGAAAGATGCTCTCCAGACTTCACTGTGATGAATGATAGAAATAATGGTCTGAAAGAATCGACATCTTGAGCAGAGgctagaaacaaaaaaaaacaattaagaaagaaagaaagaaagaaagaaagaaagaaagaaagaaagaaagaaagaaagaaagaaagaaagaaagaaagaaagaaagaaagaaagaaagaatttaaatatatacataaacacaaaactaaAACATGAACTTACTTATTATATTCAGAGATAAGACAAAAATCCACAGTTGCTTCATCTTCATAGCTGAAACAACCCTCAGAAGGAGCTGCTGAAAAGTGAGCAGATGATGACAACACCAAAGGTTTTGTTCTCGAGACTTtcatctgattggctgttgaaAGTCATGAGCTAAATTTCCATTGTAGATAAGTCAGATAAGTTCTGTTTATGAGCTGCAGTTCAGTTCACCAGAAGTCTGGGGTGCAAAAGAACCACAAAAACCTCTACAAGGTGTTaaaatgtagtttatttttgttttttactgcgACTTTTGATGTAGCAAATATCTACATTTATATTctctatttttaaatataaatgtaaacatgttaCTTAGAAAGGTTTCtctcaagatgtttttttttattagtaaaatgtttatttctgaaCATGCTGGTAGATTTGGCTGGTTTAGAAGATCAGAACCAccctgacactgagttacagtacagtgggcAGTGTCAAACAGAGGATATCCAAGATGGGTTCCCCCTTTAGAACAGCCCTCTCAATGAACCATCAAAGAAGTCAAGTCCTCATGTTGTGCTTCAGATGCAGAAGctgctacataaaacaaacacGTGAGTTCTGCCAGAATTGCTTCAGAGGTTGCAGAAACGGAAAGTCCGTCATCCCAGAAAGAAGCCTCTTGTGAAGGTGACGCTAAAAtctatccaagttttatttctatagtattttccATTaagaacatactgtataataaaatggttgttgaaatgttaggggtgcacttacttttgttagAGTTTGACTGACATGTGCAGTAAAACAAGAATTTTATCTCCTTGTTTATAAAGTAATGAGCAGGATTGACTGTACAATTCTCCTGTATTaaatgtgtggtgttttgctTTCAGGCCAAATGTAGCCGGTGTCAGTGCGCCACCGGCTTTACCTCTCCTCCACGCCCCACCTGCACAGAGCGCTTCTCCATCATACTAACTACCAACACCTGAACCTCATTCCACTCGGCCTACTTAAGGTCCCAGCCCTTTCAGGGCTTCATCCATTATTGCACATTATGCTAGGAGAACTTTCGGATTCTGTCTCATCGTGTGGCCCTCGCCTCTTCTAGGCGTACCACAGATATTTCCTCAGTGATTTGGTATCGCTTTCAGACATTGTGGACCTCGCCCCTTTCGGGGGTACCACGTACCTGCACATTCCACCCTCACTCACGGCTATTGTTGTTGTTCACTCATTAAAACGCACTAAAACCTGCTatggcttccgcctccgttccTCCCGGCCTAACATCAGGTCCTGCCCTTCTCTTACATTATTTTGGACACAGAGCTGATGTTGATGGCCTAAGCAATGCCTCCCCATTTACACAGATTCAATATTATTGTACCAtctacatatatactgtatatactccaCAGTAAGAGCTGAAATGTCAGCCAATATGATCACAAAATTATTGGACAAGAAAGGCAGAGATGTTCCTGTACTTCCACACTTGCACACACGTCACCTTCACCCTGTATACTGTTCACAATCAACCAGGCTCTGGTGAAGCCTTAATATACAATACATCTCAGCTCATTCTGTGGTACACTGTGGATTGGGCCCCATGTTTGGGGAATAAAGACAAAACTTTTTATGAATGCATGTTTGGTGAAACCGCTAATTGCTTTACAAATTAATTACGTAAATTaataagtgaaaataaataaatacataaataaataaacttcaaacatttcatttattttaagcaATTTATTAAACCCAGTAGTTACTCAGACCTTGTAATTTtaggtttttgtttgcttgtattttttattttcttggacTAACAATTTTTACATATCATTATTTCAAACATAAAGAccacaaaaatatttaacaaagcTAGCGCTGATTTTATTCCACACATCATTAGAGCACTGAACCACAAGAACAGGAAATGAAAGTTAACACAGAAACAAtgacactttttacatttttcattatacatctgcatatttttaataaacatcacttctaaaaataaaacctacaaacataattaattaatacatgaaaaacaaatgaaattagaaatatgatctAGGAAACATATAACACTTCAGTATAAAGATAATCTTCAGgatcttctctctttctcatcacTTCATTGGTGTTCTTCTTATTATAATGTACAGCAGCACAATTCAGCAGGATTCAACATACAGATTGTGGAAATCAACATACAAATATTAGTATTAGATCACAGCAATCTGAATCATAAGAGTGAAATTTAGCTTTTAGATTTTTATGAGTAAAAATGCAAGAATAAGAGTAAAGAGTAAATTAAGATGATTTACCTGatctggtgttttctttataacaGGATATTTTTGAGGCCTCACTGCAGAGAACATGttcacattttttgttaatGATTTAGAAAAATTAAACTCTGCATTTTAAAGGTAGTAAATAATATCCACATACATAAATTACAAGGTTtgatcaaaaagttttgagactaatggtgtaactggtgcaaATTTGACCCACATGTGTTACCATGTCTGTGATTTACTCACGGACAACAAGTTAGAACCAAGAGCAAATGAGAATAACTGCAACAAACTGGtgaaatctgccacagagacgtttgacataaGATGCGTTTGAAATAcagcgatgctgcaacgagtcgttcaaGGTTTTTTGAGTGGCACGTGcacttcaagagcagaagaacatcactgaaagacAACAACCGGACaacagagaacaatccacaagATCGCATTTCCACACCCACCCTTCTCTctagatttggctcctgcgaaCTTTGCCTTCTTCCCTAAGATGAAGGTGAAGCTCAAAGGTCATCCTATTGACACCATTGTAAAGATCTGGCGCAAATCGCAGAAAGTGTTTGACATTCTTTGAAAAGCAGACtcccaggacacattccagaagtggcaggaaaacTGGGAaggctgtattgctgtgcaaggggacgaTTGTGAATGTGATAGTGTATaaccattaataaataaagtacggtaatttccggactattaagcgcacccaaatataagccgcacccactgaatttgacaaagatttttattttgaacataaatatgcctaaatgtctacattgaaactaattaactttacacaggctttaatgaaagacagtgtctgttacacggcttgtatctaaacagtagcctaccaagaaagtcattgttcactgtcttcctccttccttt
It contains:
- the LOC124385734 gene encoding uncharacterized protein LOC124385734 translates to MKMKQLWIFVLSLNIITSAQDVDSFRPLFLSFITVKSGEHLSLNCIFKIPQKSETVVWYKQKFGEMPQKLAEKGAFKEVKFSPVFNKLGFNPTDDGFSLTIPHINKDHGGLYFCGRIDLDTLTLSNGTFVSVTGDEDKKVLVFQSSVSDSVPAGASVTLQCSVLSESRAAELQVLWFRAAPSQSHPQIIYTHHNSSLQCESESSTHTCVSKLSKNIFSLNDTGTYYCAVVLCGKIIFGKGTRVQLENDLISVRPEVICLTAVVVVCVIVICVQAFIICKTRNCEQSGVRPPKDSVIKKTPDQGGDAVELNYAALHFNKKNTKRVKRKKENPGDCVYSEVSHVS
- the LOC124385733 gene encoding uncharacterized protein LOC124385733; translation: MKIKQLWIFVLSLNIITSAQDVDSFRPSFLSFITVKSGERLSLNCTFKKLPISETVVWYKQKFGEMPQKIGETLAFKEVEISPVFIKLGFTFSRTDDGFPLTIPHINKDHGGLYFCGKIHLDTLTLSNGTFVSVTGDEDVKVSVNQSSVLNSVPAGASVTLQCSVLSESRAAELQVLWFRAAPSQSHPQIIYTHHNSSLQCESESSTHTCVYNLSKNIFSLNDTGTYYCAVVLCGKIIFGKGTRVQLEDDLNSVRPEVICLTAVVVVCVIVICVQAFIICKTRNCEQSGVTPQKDSVIKKTPDQGGDAVELNYAALHFNKKNTKRVKRKKENPGDCVYSEVSHVS